A stretch of the Actinotalea sp. JY-7876 genome encodes the following:
- a CDS encoding Z1 domain-containing protein → MTAPAWQHDLTMLLHADADAAPRPLVSTVNVLMGGEGLTEDELAAHLEAAPLKDPVVHRLHRALLAWDSATEAPWAALNGESAPPPHTRPRRQRAYSRLGISDELAAALDVKCPVVEKREVVISKEFEPWYEEAKHERQSFYWAHYEDYLREKGWGADVIKSLDAASDDVVRRLSDPTRPEAKKTRGLVIGYVQSGKTANFTGVIAKAVDSGYRLVIVLTGTVEMLRAQTQRRLDKELVGHENLVHGLDTTSDTWHKEFDYAGDPEWRDGASFVRHPGIETADGVPRIIRATTLGADYKRLKQELTKLRFPSRPKKSAPLNHPENLAAADAYLAVVKKNSPTLKKLITDLKAVGAKTLAELPILIIDDESDQASLDTTSPKVKAVAATEAERKRTAINKAISEILGLAPRAQYVGYTATPFANVFVDPTDEQDIFPSDFLITLHRPDGYMGVADFHDIERDWSSETRDLTTSNRMAFVRDLEPDVHAADLDAELLDAMDAFVLSGAIKLYRTEHGTSTGKHHTMLVHESVRKSEHRETAERVRDVWSAHPATSPEGIRRLEALWDADYREVCDARKDGPIPESFAAIKPYIGAAYARMTSDGDPVIVVNSDAELQANAKRLNFDAEPVWRILVGGTKLSRGFTVEGLTVSYYRRAAGQGDTLMQAGRWFGYRGGYRDLVRLFIPDDLYQAFEAVLRDEEALRLELAQYEGFDESGRPLLTPQAVPPLIRQHLPAVKLTARNKMWNARLIEQGVGGRIRDLYMVPSRDDGDTKEHNVGTVARLLSHTTGPVRVSDGRNLFDARIGLVDNSAVLDLLDRRTGLRWNSAVSEQVRPQVRFFENVARDGRVEGWAVMWPQLGEGGVTKLDGVAGSARLVERARRRGRHDFSGSDIKHRRPAEALAADGPRAEAAFQALAEERNVERLGVVLVYLAWDPGEADAQRPTADAPADSRDITVLVSMVVPQDAAPGGRALVWERVQDDDLHRDLAAVDIPQVAR, encoded by the coding sequence ATGACTGCACCCGCCTGGCAGCATGACCTGACGATGCTGCTCCACGCCGACGCTGATGCTGCGCCGCGGCCTCTCGTCTCAACGGTGAACGTGCTCATGGGCGGCGAAGGCCTCACCGAGGACGAGCTCGCTGCTCACCTCGAAGCTGCCCCCTTGAAGGACCCCGTGGTTCACCGCCTCCACCGGGCACTCCTGGCGTGGGACTCCGCCACCGAGGCACCGTGGGCGGCGCTCAACGGTGAGTCTGCACCGCCTCCCCATACCCGCCCCCGCCGACAGCGGGCATACTCCCGGCTCGGCATCTCGGACGAACTGGCGGCAGCGCTCGACGTCAAGTGCCCCGTGGTTGAGAAGCGCGAGGTCGTGATCTCCAAGGAGTTCGAGCCCTGGTACGAGGAAGCCAAGCACGAGCGTCAGAGCTTCTACTGGGCGCACTACGAGGACTACCTCCGCGAGAAGGGATGGGGCGCTGACGTCATCAAGTCACTCGACGCCGCCTCCGACGACGTCGTCCGTCGCCTGTCCGATCCCACTAGGCCTGAGGCGAAGAAGACTCGCGGGCTCGTGATCGGCTACGTCCAGAGCGGCAAGACGGCGAACTTCACCGGCGTCATCGCCAAGGCCGTCGACTCCGGATATCGCCTCGTGATCGTCCTTACAGGCACCGTCGAGATGCTGCGCGCCCAGACGCAGCGTCGCCTGGACAAGGAGCTCGTCGGTCACGAGAACCTCGTCCACGGGCTCGACACCACGAGTGACACCTGGCACAAGGAGTTCGACTACGCCGGTGACCCGGAGTGGCGCGACGGCGCGTCGTTCGTGCGACACCCCGGCATCGAGACCGCCGACGGAGTGCCGCGGATCATCCGCGCGACGACGCTCGGTGCTGACTACAAGCGCCTCAAGCAGGAACTCACCAAGCTGCGTTTCCCCAGCCGGCCGAAGAAGTCTGCGCCTCTGAACCATCCCGAGAACCTTGCGGCTGCGGATGCGTACCTGGCGGTCGTGAAGAAGAACTCCCCGACTCTCAAGAAGCTCATCACCGACCTCAAGGCAGTAGGAGCGAAAACACTGGCCGAGCTCCCCATCCTGATCATCGACGACGAGTCCGATCAGGCGTCGCTAGACACGACGAGCCCCAAGGTGAAAGCAGTGGCCGCCACGGAGGCCGAGCGCAAGCGGACGGCGATCAACAAGGCGATCTCCGAGATTCTCGGCCTCGCGCCGCGCGCGCAGTACGTCGGCTACACCGCGACGCCGTTCGCCAATGTTTTCGTCGATCCGACGGACGAGCAGGACATCTTCCCATCCGACTTCCTCATCACCCTCCACCGTCCGGACGGCTACATGGGTGTGGCGGATTTCCACGACATCGAGCGCGACTGGAGCTCAGAGACGCGCGATCTGACCACGTCCAACCGCATGGCGTTCGTTCGAGACCTGGAGCCGGACGTCCATGCCGCCGATCTGGACGCCGAACTCCTCGATGCCATGGACGCCTTTGTCCTGTCGGGTGCGATCAAGCTCTACCGCACTGAGCACGGTACGAGCACCGGCAAGCACCACACGATGCTGGTGCACGAGTCCGTCAGGAAGTCCGAGCACCGCGAGACGGCGGAGCGTGTTCGGGATGTGTGGTCCGCGCACCCGGCGACGTCGCCGGAGGGCATCCGACGTCTCGAGGCCCTGTGGGACGCCGACTACCGCGAGGTCTGCGACGCGCGCAAGGACGGTCCCATCCCCGAGTCGTTCGCCGCCATCAAGCCGTACATCGGGGCGGCGTACGCCCGGATGACCTCGGACGGCGATCCCGTCATCGTCGTCAACTCCGATGCCGAGCTGCAAGCCAACGCCAAGCGTCTCAACTTCGATGCCGAGCCGGTTTGGCGGATTCTCGTCGGCGGCACGAAGCTCAGCCGCGGCTTCACGGTCGAGGGCCTGACCGTGTCCTACTACCGCCGCGCGGCCGGGCAGGGTGACACCCTGATGCAGGCCGGACGCTGGTTCGGCTACCGCGGGGGCTACCGGGATCTGGTCCGCCTGTTCATCCCCGATGACCTCTACCAGGCGTTCGAGGCTGTGCTCCGCGACGAGGAGGCCCTACGGCTCGAGCTGGCGCAGTACGAGGGATTCGACGAGTCCGGGAGGCCGCTCCTGACGCCGCAGGCGGTGCCGCCCCTAATCCGTCAGCATCTGCCAGCAGTCAAGCTGACCGCGCGAAACAAGATGTGGAACGCCCGGCTCATCGAGCAGGGCGTCGGCGGCCGTATCAGGGACCTTTACATGGTGCCCTCCCGCGATGACGGAGACACCAAGGAGCACAACGTCGGGACGGTCGCTCGGCTCCTTTCACACACCACCGGCCCTGTGAGGGTCAGTGACGGCAGGAACCTGTTCGATGCCCGGATCGGTCTCGTCGACAACTCAGCGGTCCTCGACCTCCTGGACCGGCGCACGGGTCTGCGCTGGAACAGCGCCGTGTCGGAGCAGGTACGGCCGCAGGTTCGATTCTTCGAGAACGTGGCGCGCGATGGTCGGGTCGAGGGTTGGGCCGTGATGTGGCCGCAACTGGGCGAGGGGGGCGTGACTAAGCTGGATGGAGTTGCGGGAAGCGCCCGGCTCGTGGAGCGCGCCCGACGGCGGGGGCGCCACGACTTTTCCGGAAGTGACATCAAGCATCGTCGTCCCGCGGAGGCGTTGGCCGCGGACGGTCCGAGAGCGGAGGCGGCCTTCCAGGCGCTGGCAGAAGAGCGCAACGTCGAGCGCCTGGGCGTGGTCCTCGTCTACCTCGCCTGGGATCCGGGTGAGGCGGACGCACAGCGGCCCACCGCCGACGCACCTGCGGACTCGAGGGACATCACGGTGCTCGTTTCTATGGTGGTTCCTCAGGACGCAGCACCAGGCGGGCGCGCACTCGTGTGGGAGCGGGTTCAGGACGACGATCTGCACCGCGATCTGGCGGCGGTGGATATTCCGCAGGTGGCACGCTAG